A part of Gemmatimonas groenlandica genomic DNA contains:
- a CDS encoding carboxypeptidase regulatory-like domain-containing protein, protein MQSQAGATGVLAGAVLADSTERPIADAEVALPALRLRTRSDSMGVFTLRGVTAGRHVVVVRAIGYGDLSMPVLFRRGETLTIDVLLTAPAQRLSPVDVVAPKASGNNPRIAEFDERRKIGFGEFLTQEDFAKAEGRNMLNVLTSRIPGVRIVGTGRRTLVSSRGVISFSRSQCPIRVIFDGIPDAAPLDLDSIEPSTIAAAEYYTPATLPAQFNFGGNSPCGTLLLWSRW, encoded by the coding sequence TTGCAGTCGCAAGCGGGTGCGACGGGTGTACTGGCGGGCGCGGTGTTGGCCGATTCGACTGAGCGTCCGATTGCGGACGCGGAGGTGGCCTTGCCGGCGCTACGATTGCGCACACGAAGCGATTCGATGGGCGTCTTCACGCTACGTGGTGTGACGGCCGGCCGACATGTGGTCGTGGTGCGCGCCATTGGCTACGGCGACCTGTCGATGCCGGTCCTGTTTCGTCGAGGCGAAACGCTCACGATCGACGTGTTACTCACCGCGCCCGCGCAACGATTGTCACCCGTTGACGTCGTGGCTCCTAAGGCGTCGGGCAATAACCCGCGAATTGCAGAGTTCGACGAGAGGCGGAAGATCGGATTCGGCGAGTTCCTGACGCAGGAAGACTTTGCAAAGGCCGAAGGCCGAAACATGCTGAATGTCCTCACCAGTCGAATCCCCGGGGTGCGCATCGTCGGCACCGGCCGTCGGACGCTGGTCTCAAGTCGTGGTGTCATCAGCTTTTCGCGGTCGCAGTGCCCTATACGCGTGATCTTCGACGGGATCCCCGACGCGGCACCGCTGGATTTGGACTCTATCGAGCCCTCAACGATCGCCGCCGCCGAGTACTATACGCCCGCGACTTTACCGGCACAGTTCAATTTTGGCGGGAATTCGCCGTGCGGCACACTCCTTCTCTGGTCGCGCTGGTAG
- a CDS encoding M23 family metallopeptidase yields MEEFYCWDTPVISPASGQVVQTMDSLPDNPLGTHDTINPLGNHVVIRSADRFYYLAHFRRGSITVRIGSTVEAGDSIGRCGNSGNSDFPHIHLHATASPRFGEGMGINLVFGPMRAELSGKVFEEVEWPMLSGLWVRSR; encoded by the coding sequence GTGGAAGAGTTCTACTGCTGGGATACACCCGTTATCTCGCCGGCGAGCGGTCAGGTCGTTCAAACTATGGATTCGCTACCGGACAACCCGCTCGGGACGCACGATACCATAAACCCGCTGGGCAATCACGTCGTCATTCGCAGCGCAGATCGATTTTACTATCTCGCCCACTTCCGCCGCGGCAGCATCACGGTTCGAATCGGCAGTACGGTCGAAGCTGGCGACTCAATTGGGCGGTGCGGTAACTCTGGCAATTCTGATTTTCCGCATATTCATCTACACGCCACAGCTTCCCCGCGATTCGGCGAGGGCATGGGCATCAACCTGGTGTTCGGACCGATGAGAGCCGAGTTGTCGGGTAAAGTGTTCGAAGAGGTTGAGTGGCCCATGCTTTCCGGTCTATGGGTCCGGAGCCGTTGA
- a CDS encoding carboxypeptidase-like regulatory domain-containing protein yields the protein MRASVGRDSSPALAIDAPSSGLLLHSLWVSPRESSARAITRGTVRSVEEKPIAGARLSVRGNASTVTSDASGAFALPASPLGTRMLDIEAVGFQSQHIPINILSGDVAALNIELSPHLPTLATVRVTARMTAINERRNKHLASFLDDSTIARRRPGHIADAVRGMPGVLLINADASRGTFSERRAFASRATDPGTFGDRIMLGTPRKSCEPAVFVDGVRQRVTTTGDVDALVDVQEIRTIELYRWGWEVPQQFDAPTECGALLIWRK from the coding sequence ATGCGTGCGAGTGTTGGACGCGATTCGTCGCCAGCCCTGGCAATCGACGCGCCGTCGTCTGGGCTCTTGTTACACAGCCTCTGGGTGAGTCCACGCGAATCGAGTGCGCGCGCGATCACGCGCGGCACGGTACGTTCTGTCGAAGAGAAGCCCATCGCCGGCGCGCGACTCAGCGTGCGCGGCAATGCTTCAACTGTGACCAGTGACGCGAGTGGTGCCTTTGCGCTTCCTGCCTCGCCGCTTGGCACGCGCATGCTCGACATTGAAGCCGTTGGCTTTCAGTCGCAACACATTCCGATCAACATTCTCAGTGGAGACGTTGCGGCGCTGAACATTGAGTTGTCGCCGCACCTGCCAACACTGGCGACCGTTCGCGTCACAGCAAGGATGACGGCGATCAACGAGCGACGCAACAAGCACCTGGCATCGTTTCTCGACGACTCGACGATCGCGCGACGTCGTCCCGGCCATATTGCCGATGCTGTGCGCGGTATGCCCGGCGTTCTACTCATCAACGCGGATGCTTCGCGCGGGACATTCAGTGAACGCCGCGCGTTTGCCAGCCGCGCCACCGATCCCGGCACTTTCGGTGATCGCATCATGCTCGGTACACCGCGCAAATCGTGCGAACCAGCCGTGTTTGTTGACGGCGTGCGCCAACGCGTCACCACCACCGGTGACGTCGACGCGCTAGTGGACGTGCAAGAGATCCGAACAATTGAACTGTACCGCTGGGGCTGGGAAGTCCCGCAACAGTTCGACGCGCCAACGGAGTGCGGTGCGTTGCTAATCTGGCGCAAGTAA
- a CDS encoding BrnT family toxin translates to MSHLEFEWSPAKAASNLKKHGVSFEEARTAFEDEEALLIPDPEHSVGEERFVLLGVSGASRLLIVIHCERGPDLVRLISARKAERTERAAYLSRRAR, encoded by the coding sequence ATGAGCCACCTCGAGTTTGAGTGGAGCCCGGCCAAAGCCGCTTCGAATCTCAAGAAGCATGGCGTGAGCTTCGAGGAAGCGCGCACCGCGTTCGAGGATGAGGAGGCGCTGCTCATTCCCGATCCCGAGCACTCGGTGGGTGAGGAGCGTTTTGTTCTCCTGGGCGTTAGCGGGGCATCGCGACTGCTGATCGTGATTCACTGTGAGCGTGGCCCCGACCTTGTTCGTCTCATCTCTGCGCGTAAGGCGGAACGTACCGAGCGCGCGGCGTATCTCTCGCGGAGAGCCCGATGA
- a CDS encoding BrnA antitoxin family protein has product MKARYDFSAATKNPYAKRLKRSVTIRLDESTVEYFRDLAAEVELPYQSLINLYLRDCAASGRRLSMSWRPVRSGAV; this is encoded by the coding sequence ATGAAAGCACGCTACGATTTTTCTGCGGCGACGAAGAATCCGTACGCCAAGCGGTTGAAGCGGTCGGTGACGATTCGGCTCGATGAGTCCACCGTCGAGTATTTCCGCGACCTAGCCGCGGAAGTGGAGCTGCCCTACCAGAGTCTGATCAATCTCTACTTGCGTGATTGTGCGGCGTCCGGCCGCCGTCTCTCGATGTCGTGGCGGCCCGTTCGATCCGGTGCCGTATAA
- a CDS encoding HigA family addiction module antitoxin, translated as MSIPNSKPVRRRPTHPGEMLREDFLPDFGLTVTGLAEAAGVSRQSINELLRGRRALSPEMALRLGRLFGNAPEFWLNAQRAVDLWDAAQLLKVERASIKPLRVV; from the coding sequence ATGAGCATCCCCAATTCCAAGCCCGTGCGGCGACGCCCGACACATCCTGGCGAAATGCTCCGTGAGGATTTCCTCCCGGATTTCGGCCTCACCGTGACGGGACTTGCCGAAGCCGCCGGCGTGTCGCGACAGTCGATCAACGAGTTGCTGCGCGGTCGCCGGGCGCTCAGTCCCGAGATGGCCTTGCGCCTGGGGCGTCTCTTCGGGAACGCGCCCGAGTTTTGGCTGAATGCACAGCGCGCGGTCGATCTGTGGGATGCGGCGCAACTGCTCAAGGTGGAGAGGGCGTCGATTAAGCCGCTCCGGGTCGTATAA
- a CDS encoding addiction module protein: protein MVNKSPALESLTAQERIVLMGRLWDSLDAAAAAPLSPALVAELARREADADADPDAGIPWDALRDELQARLR from the coding sequence ATGGTCAACAAATCTCCCGCCCTCGAATCGCTCACGGCACAGGAGCGCATTGTGCTCATGGGGCGTCTGTGGGATAGTCTCGATGCCGCTGCGGCCGCGCCGCTGTCGCCCGCGCTTGTGGCTGAGCTCGCGCGCCGCGAGGCGGATGCCGACGCGGACCCAGATGCGGGCATTCCCTGGGACGCGCTCCGCGACGAGCTGCAGGCGCGACTTCGCTGA
- a CDS encoding type II toxin-antitoxin system RelE/ParE family toxin, whose amino-acid sequence MVVRAQARAEIDDAFEWYRERSPQAAADFLAVVDDALREIAEDPERFPVVHGRLRRIVLRRFPYAVYYKIFPRTVSIVGVIHGHRHPDTWLSRAGP is encoded by the coding sequence CTGGTCGTCCGCGCCCAAGCGCGCGCCGAAATTGATGATGCATTTGAATGGTATCGCGAGCGGTCACCACAGGCGGCTGCAGACTTCCTGGCGGTCGTCGATGATGCCCTCCGCGAAATTGCGGAGGACCCCGAGCGATTTCCCGTGGTGCATGGTCGCCTGCGCCGCATCGTGCTTCGGCGCTTTCCGTACGCGGTGTACTACAAGATCTTTCCGCGCACCGTCAGCATCGTTGGCGTCATTCACGGGCATCGTCATCCGGACACCTGGCTCTCGCGTGCCGGGCCATAA